In Symmachiella dynata, the following are encoded in one genomic region:
- a CDS encoding DUF1501 domain-containing protein translates to MFGITEMDEQRRRFLAQSAVAGGGLAALSLGQPLRGLANEASPAPVVPRGKAEHCIMIWLGGGSSHIDTWDPKRMGDAKTKKPGSYYPSIETAVPDTQVCEHLPKCAQILDRFNIVRTVHHDVIDEHAAATNQVHTGRPTSGTVVYPSVGSIVAHKRGPASEHAPGYVLIGYPNVTRGPGFLGAKAGYIYLTDTKSGPAGFSRAPHITAARQTRREDLLRRVRDEYRKQLPAGSVVSDYDTTISEALRLSGPKFANVFELDSESASLRESYGGEFGQRCLLSRRLLQSGVRFIEVSHNLNFVNGTGWDTHNDGQLKQHVLIQELDDALSALVLDLEQHKMLDKTLIVVASEFGRPAQFDGGGGRGHYSKAFSVVLAGGGMNNGKTIGVTDELAMKIESDPVSLPDLHATIHNAMGIDPHEELYTPDDRPVPITDNGRPIAALFS, encoded by the coding sequence ATGTTTGGGATCACAGAAATGGATGAGCAACGACGGCGGTTTTTGGCGCAAAGTGCTGTCGCTGGCGGCGGACTTGCGGCGTTGTCGCTGGGACAACCGTTGCGCGGTTTGGCCAACGAGGCGTCTCCCGCTCCGGTCGTGCCGCGGGGCAAGGCGGAGCATTGCATCATGATTTGGTTGGGCGGCGGATCGAGTCATATCGATACGTGGGATCCCAAACGGATGGGCGATGCCAAAACAAAAAAGCCGGGTTCGTATTATCCGTCCATCGAGACCGCTGTGCCGGACACGCAGGTTTGCGAACACCTGCCCAAATGCGCCCAGATCTTGGACCGGTTTAACATCGTGCGGACCGTGCATCACGATGTGATCGACGAACATGCCGCTGCGACCAATCAAGTGCACACCGGTCGTCCGACCAGCGGCACGGTTGTTTATCCGTCGGTGGGTTCTATTGTGGCGCACAAGCGCGGTCCGGCCAGCGAACATGCACCGGGATACGTGTTGATCGGCTATCCCAACGTAACGCGTGGTCCGGGATTTTTGGGAGCGAAGGCGGGTTATATTTATCTGACCGACACCAAATCGGGTCCCGCCGGCTTTTCACGCGCTCCGCATATCACAGCCGCCCGGCAAACGCGGCGCGAGGATTTGTTGCGCCGCGTTCGCGACGAATATCGCAAACAACTCCCCGCCGGATCGGTCGTCTCCGACTACGATACGACAATCAGCGAAGCCTTGCGGCTCTCCGGACCCAAATTCGCGAACGTGTTTGAGTTGGATTCCGAATCGGCGTCGCTGCGTGAATCGTACGGTGGGGAATTCGGCCAGCGTTGTTTGTTGTCGCGGCGATTGTTGCAATCCGGGGTGCGGTTTATCGAAGTCTCGCACAATTTGAATTTCGTCAACGGAACCGGCTGGGATACGCACAACGACGGCCAACTGAAGCAGCACGTGTTGATTCAAGAACTCGACGACGCGCTTTCGGCGTTGGTGCTCGACTTGGAACAACACAAGATGCTGGACAAGACGTTGATCGTCGTTGCCTCGGAGTTCGGCCGCCCGGCGCAGTTTGACGGTGGCGGCGGACGCGGGCACTATTCCAAGGCGTTCAGCGTCGTCTTGGCCGGCGGCGGGATGAACAACGGCAAGACAATCGGCGTGACCGATGAACTGGCGATGAAGATTGAATCGGATCCAGTTTCGCTACCCGACTTGCATGCCACAATCCACAATGCCATGGGAATCGATCCGCACGAGGAGTTGTATACTCCCGACGATCGCCCCGTACCGATCACCGATAACGGCCGGCCGATCGCGGCGCTGTTTTCGTAA
- a CDS encoding DUF1553 domain-containing protein: MLLDRRTALVCAALIGCAITTPNFAAEVETDKPSDRYTDIVKADEPIAYWRFQDAQGDTVRNTIAAPEAEALLDGTVVGKVSPGAPGPQSPDFPLFGSDNLSVRLPAKGSYVRIADPGADSPLDFDTGDAITIEAWVNPKLTSGRDYHYIIGKGRTNHPDFARDNQNWALRLQSPTGTLSFLFRSRGEKGEWHRWTSKEGLGGDSGWHHVAVTYTFGEEKSLVGYIDGRPVKGVWDSGGATDRAPVVDDDEVRIGSTFHGGAFGGALDEVALYRQALAPERIAARYRYVAPELRPIVWEEIPNGTLWVDIFEGLPNRRSWEFRPPKYVESFTTSTLAFVAVPKKYDARGLQKDRSNPFLLRAAGTFEIPAGSQQILLRSRNAARLYLDGRLIAETKFHSISSSAHGRVFDVDTSLAPNIRPLRRGDTETVAVIEGDGKRHHLRFEMIVGGQGHRPEFGETSVSIAAPGEDFRLVGSGGTFLLTDEGWTEFKRGERQRIAQLSAESRHVAGSAEAEKWAQRHAAARDVIAGQDKPVVPEVAETAEVYNDIDRFILAQLEKAKVAPAALTDDYSFLRRVALDVTGTIPSEAHLAEFQADQDPNRRSRAIDRLLAEPGWADNWMGYWQDVLAENPSLVKPKLNNSGPFRFWLHESLADNKPFDRFVTELIRMDGSRRFGGPAGFAMATQNDVPMAAKAQIIGRAFLGLNMTCARCHDAPFHDHKQQDLFALAAMLDRKPLRVPKTSSVPGDEESLASMIVEVTLKPGSQVAPEWTFSELIDDAALTEAAASQADPREHVAALITSPHNTRFAEVIVNRMWKRYFGRGFVEPVDDWHDVEPSHPELLQYLARELVLHDYDLKHIARLILNSRTYQSEIGELSEEQTQLFAGQVPRRMSAEQLVDSMFAAAGKPLRAGQLCLDPDGAMKLDTATNLGEPLRAWEFASLSNERDRPSLALPFAQPFVTFLETFGWRSARQNPITERDDDPTVRQPAVLANGVLGRRMTRLSDDSAFTRLAQEEQPVERLVERVYMRVLTRKPTAQEQTLFVELLSPGYVERLEDLPQAVEKPQRLPLGMVSWSNHLSERANAIKIELQRAVERGDLPTSRLNTDWRERMEDMLWALMNSPEFVYLP; encoded by the coding sequence ATGCTGTTGGACAGGAGAACCGCGCTCGTTTGTGCCGCTCTGATTGGCTGCGCAATCACAACGCCGAACTTCGCTGCCGAAGTAGAAACCGATAAACCGTCTGATCGTTATACCGATATCGTCAAAGCAGACGAACCGATCGCCTATTGGCGGTTTCAGGATGCTCAGGGCGATACGGTACGCAACACAATAGCGGCCCCGGAGGCGGAAGCGTTGTTGGACGGAACTGTGGTGGGAAAAGTCTCACCAGGAGCGCCCGGTCCGCAATCGCCCGATTTTCCGTTATTCGGCAGCGACAACCTGTCCGTTCGTTTGCCGGCCAAAGGCTCGTACGTTCGTATCGCTGATCCGGGGGCGGACAGTCCTTTGGATTTTGATACGGGGGATGCGATCACGATCGAGGCTTGGGTGAATCCCAAATTGACCAGCGGCCGCGATTATCACTACATCATCGGCAAGGGGCGAACGAACCATCCTGATTTTGCGCGTGACAATCAGAACTGGGCCTTGCGACTGCAATCCCCAACCGGCACGCTTAGCTTTTTGTTTCGCAGTCGTGGCGAGAAGGGGGAATGGCATCGCTGGACTTCGAAAGAGGGTTTAGGCGGCGATAGCGGTTGGCACCATGTGGCGGTGACGTATACGTTTGGCGAAGAAAAAAGCTTGGTCGGTTACATCGATGGTCGACCGGTGAAAGGCGTTTGGGATTCCGGCGGAGCGACCGATCGTGCACCGGTGGTCGATGACGACGAAGTCCGCATCGGGTCGACATTCCATGGCGGCGCCTTTGGCGGTGCCTTGGACGAAGTTGCGCTGTACCGCCAAGCATTGGCACCCGAACGGATCGCCGCGCGTTATCGCTATGTGGCTCCCGAACTGCGGCCGATTGTTTGGGAAGAGATTCCCAACGGGACGTTGTGGGTCGATATTTTTGAAGGACTGCCCAATCGCCGCTCTTGGGAATTCCGCCCGCCCAAATATGTCGAAAGCTTTACCACTTCGACGTTGGCGTTTGTAGCGGTTCCCAAGAAATATGATGCGCGGGGACTGCAAAAGGACCGCTCAAATCCGTTTTTGTTGCGTGCGGCGGGAACGTTTGAAATCCCGGCCGGGTCGCAGCAAATTTTGTTGCGGTCACGCAATGCAGCGCGGCTGTATTTGGATGGACGACTGATTGCGGAAACGAAATTTCACAGCATCTCCAGCAGCGCGCATGGGCGCGTTTTTGATGTGGATACCAGTTTAGCCCCCAACATCCGCCCCTTGCGCCGCGGCGATACCGAAACGGTCGCCGTCATTGAAGGAGACGGAAAGCGGCACCATCTGCGGTTTGAAATGATCGTGGGAGGGCAGGGGCATCGTCCGGAGTTTGGTGAAACCTCGGTCAGCATTGCTGCTCCGGGTGAGGATTTCCGGTTGGTAGGCAGTGGCGGAACCTTTTTGTTGACGGATGAAGGTTGGACGGAATTCAAACGAGGTGAGCGGCAGCGAATTGCACAGTTGAGCGCCGAAAGTCGCCACGTGGCGGGCAGTGCAGAAGCCGAAAAATGGGCACAGCGGCACGCAGCAGCGCGCGACGTGATTGCCGGGCAAGACAAACCGGTGGTGCCGGAAGTTGCGGAAACGGCAGAGGTTTACAATGACATCGATCGTTTCATTCTAGCGCAACTGGAAAAAGCCAAAGTCGCGCCGGCCGCGTTGACGGATGACTATTCGTTTTTGCGACGGGTGGCATTGGATGTGACGGGGACGATTCCCAGCGAAGCACACCTCGCGGAATTTCAAGCGGATCAAGATCCGAATCGGCGGAGCAGGGCGATTGACCGGTTGTTGGCTGAACCGGGCTGGGCGGACAATTGGATGGGGTATTGGCAAGACGTGCTGGCCGAGAATCCTTCATTGGTCAAACCCAAATTAAACAACAGCGGACCGTTTCGGTTTTGGCTGCATGAATCGTTGGCGGACAACAAACCGTTCGATCGATTTGTCACAGAGTTGATTCGCATGGACGGCAGTCGTCGTTTCGGAGGCCCGGCCGGCTTTGCGATGGCAACCCAAAACGACGTACCGATGGCGGCCAAGGCACAGATCATCGGTCGGGCATTCTTGGGGCTGAACATGACCTGCGCCCGTTGTCACGATGCGCCGTTTCATGATCACAAACAACAAGATTTGTTTGCCTTGGCGGCCATGCTCGACCGCAAGCCGCTGCGTGTGCCCAAAACAAGTAGCGTCCCGGGTGACGAAGAGTCACTCGCCTCGATGATTGTCGAAGTCACGCTCAAACCAGGATCGCAGGTGGCACCGGAATGGACCTTTTCGGAATTGATTGATGACGCGGCACTGACGGAAGCAGCTGCGTCGCAAGCGGATCCTCGCGAGCATGTGGCCGCTCTGATCACGTCGCCGCACAATACGCGGTTTGCCGAGGTGATCGTCAATCGCATGTGGAAACGGTATTTCGGTCGCGGTTTTGTCGAACCGGTCGACGATTGGCACGATGTCGAACCATCGCATCCCGAGTTGTTGCAATACTTGGCGCGCGAGTTGGTTCTGCATGATTACGACTTGAAGCACATCGCGCGGTTGATTTTGAATTCGCGGACCTACCAGAGCGAAATTGGCGAATTGTCGGAGGAGCAAACTCAGCTATTCGCCGGCCAAGTTCCACGGCGGATGTCGGCCGAGCAGTTGGTCGATTCGATGTTCGCCGCGGCAGGCAAGCCGCTGCGGGCCGGGCAATTGTGCTTGGATCCCGACGGAGCGATGAAACTGGATACAGCAACAAACCTTGGCGAGCCGCTGCGGGCGTGGGAGTTTGCCTCGTTATCGAACGAGCGCGATCGTCCCAGTTTGGCATTGCCGTTTGCCCAACCGTTTGTGACATTCCTAGAGACATTCGGTTGGCGGAGTGCTCGGCAAAATCCGATCACCGAGCGCGATGACGATCCGACTGTCCGGCAACCGGCGGTGTTGGCCAACGGGGTGTTGGGTCGTCGCATGACGCGCCTCTCGGACGACAGTGCATTCACGCGATTGGCTCAGGAAGAACAACCGGTCGAGCGGTTGGTGGAACGGGTCTACATGCGTGTCTTGACGCGGAAACCGACGGCCCAGGAGCAAACGCTGTTTGTGGAATTATTATCACCCGGTTACGTCGAACGTTTGGAAGATCTTCCACAAGCCGTCGAGAAACCGCAGCGGTTGCCGTTGGGAATGGTCTCCTGGTCGAATCATCTGAGTGAGCGGGCCAATGCGATTAAAATCGAATTGCAACGCGCCGTCGAACGAGGTGACTTACCCACGTCGCGATTGAACACCGATTGGCGGGAACGGATGGAAGATATGTTGTGGGCGTTGATGAACTCACCGGAGTTTGTCTATTTGCCGTAA
- a CDS encoding DUF1501 domain-containing protein, which produces MTAPTTACRGPVSRRSFLEAGSLALGGLGLSDLLRGRAAAKEATGLADDTSVILIWLQGGPSHLETYDLKPEAPIDYRGECNPIATAAPGMDICEHLPMHAQVADKINVIRSISHGFANHAAGAGRFLSGYNPFKLLDPLGQFPCLGPVVSKMLEGRRNPAMPRYVADASNVYGGGSASLGPAYLPFVVGGDPNAPDFKVKNLSLSPAIKDRLDDRSLLRKAFDGLNREIDQSRVMDSMDKYDREAVSLLTSNKAQNAFDLSQENPKVRDKYGRHKWGQRALLARRLVEAGTSFVTMQMQNPSIPGAIGNWDIHAVNGHLFDDARARLPVFDQAIAALVEDLYQRGLDKKVMLIVSGEFGRTPRINPQKGTASKVLQPGRDHYPGAMSVLVSGGGMQTGQVIGSTTAKGERPKDRKLDPNDLLATIYRFLGIDYAEMVPDNNGRPVPLIPFGTPIRELL; this is translated from the coding sequence ATGACGGCTCCCACCACTGCCTGTCGCGGACCGGTTAGTCGCCGTAGTTTTTTAGAAGCGGGGTCGCTGGCGCTGGGTGGATTGGGGCTGAGTGATTTGCTGCGGGGGCGCGCTGCTGCCAAAGAGGCGACGGGACTGGCCGATGATACGTCGGTGATTCTCATTTGGCTGCAAGGCGGGCCGAGTCATCTGGAGACCTATGACCTCAAGCCTGAAGCACCGATTGATTATCGTGGCGAATGCAATCCGATCGCAACCGCTGCTCCCGGAATGGATATCTGTGAGCACCTGCCGATGCACGCCCAGGTGGCGGACAAAATCAACGTGATCCGCTCCATCTCGCACGGCTTCGCCAACCACGCCGCCGGAGCGGGACGGTTTTTGTCCGGCTACAACCCATTCAAACTCCTCGATCCGCTCGGACAGTTTCCCTGTTTGGGACCGGTCGTCTCGAAGATGTTAGAGGGCCGCCGCAATCCGGCCATGCCTCGCTACGTCGCCGACGCGTCGAACGTCTACGGCGGCGGCAGTGCTAGTCTTGGACCGGCGTATTTGCCATTCGTTGTCGGTGGGGACCCGAACGCCCCTGACTTCAAGGTCAAAAACCTGTCGCTCTCCCCGGCGATCAAAGACCGCTTAGATGACCGCAGTTTGCTCCGCAAAGCGTTCGACGGACTCAACCGCGAAATCGATCAATCGCGCGTGATGGACTCGATGGACAAATACGATCGCGAAGCGGTCAGCCTCCTGACGAGTAACAAGGCGCAGAACGCATTTGATTTGTCGCAGGAAAACCCCAAGGTCCGCGACAAATATGGCCGTCACAAATGGGGCCAACGCGCGCTGTTAGCGCGGCGACTCGTTGAAGCAGGTACGAGTTTTGTGACCATGCAAATGCAAAATCCCAGCATCCCGGGGGCGATTGGCAACTGGGATATCCATGCGGTCAATGGACACCTTTTCGACGATGCCCGCGCACGTCTGCCGGTCTTTGACCAAGCCATCGCCGCCCTGGTCGAGGATCTTTATCAGCGCGGTTTGGACAAAAAAGTGATGCTGATCGTCTCGGGAGAATTCGGCCGCACGCCGCGGATCAATCCACAAAAAGGGACCGCATCGAAGGTGCTCCAACCGGGCCGCGATCACTATCCCGGCGCCATGTCCGTACTCGTTTCCGGCGGCGGCATGCAAACCGGACAAGTCATCGGTTCGACAACCGCCAAGGGCGAACGCCCCAAGGATCGCAAGCTGGACCCCAACGACCTGTTGGCGACGATCTACCGTTTTCTGGGCATTGACTACGCAGAAATGGTCCCCGACAACAACGGCCGCCCGGTCCCGTTGATTCCCTTTGGGACACCGATCCGCGAGTTGCTGTAG
- a CDS encoding M48 family metallopeptidase → MYRFGILLVTIVMVVLPLLYVALIGLTGYAVYYHAVNHTGMLGAARGRGMIMVFLVYLAPLVIGGILVLFMIKPLFARPAKHVRRRSLTNAGEPLIFALVERICEVVGAPQPRRIDIDYELNASARFRRGWLSFFGSDLVLTIGIPLAAGLSARQLTGVLAHEFGHFSQGVGMRLTYIVRNVNGWFARVVYERDEWDEWLAETASEVDFRIGWILLLSQLCVAITRGVLWFLMLVGHAVSGFMLRQMEYDADRYETRVAGSETFAETSHRIRQLGVAYGLTQQAVVGLLNQGLYPDDLAKVMLKMGDELTPKALRQIKQSGDEEKTGIFDTHPCDKDRIASSEREKAPGIFHVDGPASKLFQNFEGLSKNVTWDLYRDIGSPIKPQNMDPVEKLFEKEEEPTQPSVETLPPIPFD, encoded by the coding sequence TCTACTACCATGCGGTCAACCACACCGGCATGCTGGGAGCCGCCCGCGGCCGCGGCATGATTATGGTGTTTCTGGTCTATCTCGCGCCGTTGGTTATTGGCGGGATTCTCGTGCTGTTTATGATCAAACCGTTATTTGCGCGACCGGCCAAACATGTCCGCCGCCGTTCGCTGACCAATGCGGGAGAGCCGTTGATCTTCGCGCTTGTTGAACGCATTTGCGAAGTTGTTGGGGCGCCGCAACCGCGACGTATTGACATCGATTATGAATTAAACGCATCCGCGCGATTTCGCCGTGGTTGGTTGAGTTTTTTTGGATCGGATTTGGTTTTGACCATCGGCATTCCCTTAGCAGCCGGGCTTTCTGCTCGGCAGCTCACCGGCGTACTGGCCCATGAATTCGGCCATTTTAGCCAAGGTGTGGGGATGCGGTTGACGTATATTGTACGAAACGTCAACGGCTGGTTTGCCCGCGTTGTTTACGAACGGGACGAGTGGGATGAATGGTTGGCGGAGACCGCTTCGGAAGTCGATTTTCGGATCGGCTGGATTTTATTGCTCAGCCAATTGTGTGTGGCGATCACTCGTGGCGTGCTCTGGTTCCTTATGCTCGTAGGACATGCGGTCAGCGGATTCATGTTGCGGCAGATGGAATACGATGCGGACCGCTATGAGACCCGCGTCGCCGGCTCGGAGACATTCGCCGAGACATCGCATCGAATCCGGCAATTGGGTGTGGCCTACGGATTAACTCAGCAAGCTGTCGTGGGGTTGCTGAATCAAGGTTTGTATCCAGACGACCTAGCCAAAGTGATGCTGAAAATGGGCGATGAATTAACACCGAAAGCGCTGCGCCAAATCAAGCAGTCAGGCGATGAGGAAAAGACCGGCATCTTTGATACGCATCCGTGCGATAAAGATCGTATCGCTAGTTCGGAGCGGGAAAAGGCTCCGGGGATTTTTCATGTTGACGGACCGGCGTCGAAGCTGTTTCAGAATTTTGAAGGCCTATCTAAAAACGTCACCTGGGACTTGTATCGCGACATTGGGTCCCCCATCAAACCGCAGAACATGGATCCGGTAGAGAAATTGTTTGAAAAAGAAGAGGAGCCGACTCAGCCATCGGTCGAGACGCTCCCGCCGATTCCGTTTGATTGA